One Coccinella septempunctata chromosome 8, icCocSept1.1, whole genome shotgun sequence genomic window carries:
- the LOC123319367 gene encoding uncharacterized protein LOC123319367: protein MVLYRDTLRDSASLSTSSRNLVTLPVPSKEMFHLCTGIVGIVDRDSGSDLAGAATTGRSGPIQGAGVPVCETSIATGGSTPSSKSISDNSRILEIRSGWIGDTPGELGTSTSKRDL, encoded by the exons atggttttgtatag ggacactttacgggattcagccagcctctccacttcttcaagaaatctggtcacacttccagtgccatcaaaggaaatgttccatttgtgcaCCGGGATAGTTGGTATTGTTGACcgggactccggttccgatctggcaggcgCTGCGACAACTGGTCGGTCAGGACccatccaaggtgcag GTGttccagtatgtgagacatccattgctacaggaggatcgacaccatcttcCAAGTCGATAAGCGATAACTCCCGGATCCTGgaaatccgttccggttggatcggtgacacaccaggtgaactgggcacctccacatctaagagggacctctga